A section of the Clostridium sp. TW13 genome encodes:
- a CDS encoding ABC transporter permease has translation MKIFFKYVVKCMTEKKGRFCLLILAIALSTGLLVTSTGAIKVAMNSFVKPMLASFDGKEIYITPKDKKQVFISTSDLTEAGVKNVQGEIRLSGVINDDERINLALHAREDKYIDKTKILEGNISDLKGETCIISKRVSKDRNLKVNDTLEFYMAGVKKQYKIVGISSNEGIFYSDKSKSFGVLVPYEYISKELKVEGKYNLVLANKAKDNVKDSIKEFNDKNTKFIAEQLFDEEAVNSQLGSFTSVLYVMLIIVVFMSGIIIYGSFKLTITERLSVIGTFLSQGATTGTIKKILYLESIGYGIVGAIFGNALGVGGLYLINYLVSPLKAYGIYDKVEINPYYLVIGAVFAILLSLVSALIPVRKIKKLQVKEVILNNVNISMTIGWGKFIIGVILLGISLGVNFIDAKWAYALSGVFVIVSVIGLVLMYPKLVDILTNVLYKLFRGRSKTVVFALNNLRTSKVLLGNITLIIVSVLSIMMITSAGTSLKNVVTEAYTKMNSDITVSGIQTIEGVEGQNTTDKLLAKIKENKDVNKDSIQISMQASTKIGNTFAGIEGIDASKYRDYNQYLDFNSDKNKDMFDRFAKSSERELIITDKLKDKLGKNVGDTITLNINDIKKDFKIAGSIDGKLYQDGFVIFMKNEVLKKDFNFKEADQIMFKTNKDAAEVKKELLPTIKQFGATAITKAEMEKQNAESNQMVINILSIFSYMAIFIAALGVLNNIIIGFLQRKRELAVLSSVGMPQGNRSLMLLIESVLSVVWAMAIAVPYSYLGLSLISRCLKVISMPLEIVLDLKSVPGYFCISLALILLATIPVLFKSRKLSIIQELKYE, from the coding sequence GTGAAGATATTTTTTAAATATGTAGTAAAATGTATGACAGAGAAAAAAGGTAGATTTTGTTTATTAATTTTAGCAATAGCTTTAAGTACTGGATTATTAGTGACTAGTACAGGTGCCATAAAGGTAGCAATGAATAGTTTTGTTAAACCAATGCTAGCATCTTTTGATGGAAAGGAAATATATATAACTCCAAAAGATAAGAAGCAAGTATTTATTTCCACATCAGATTTGACTGAAGCTGGGGTGAAAAATGTACAAGGTGAAATAAGATTAAGTGGTGTAATTAATGATGATGAAAGAATTAACTTAGCTTTACATGCTAGGGAAGATAAATATATTGACAAAACTAAAATATTAGAAGGAAATATAAGTGACTTAAAAGGGGAAACCTGTATAATTTCTAAAAGAGTAAGTAAGGATAGAAATTTAAAGGTTAATGATACTTTAGAATTTTATATGGCAGGCGTGAAGAAACAGTATAAGATAGTTGGTATCAGTTCAAATGAAGGAATCTTCTATTCAGATAAAAGTAAGTCCTTCGGAGTATTAGTACCTTATGAGTATATTTCTAAGGAGCTAAAGGTTGAAGGAAAATATAACTTAGTATTAGCAAACAAAGCTAAGGACAATGTTAAAGATAGTATAAAGGAATTTAATGATAAAAATACGAAGTTTATAGCAGAACAGTTATTTGATGAGGAAGCGGTAAACAGCCAATTAGGTTCATTTACATCAGTACTTTATGTGATGCTAATTATAGTTGTATTTATGAGTGGAATCATAATATATGGGTCATTTAAATTGACCATTACAGAAAGATTATCAGTAATAGGAACTTTCTTAAGCCAAGGAGCTACAACAGGAACTATAAAGAAGATATTATATTTAGAGAGTATAGGATATGGAATTGTTGGGGCAATCTTTGGAAATGCTCTTGGAGTAGGTGGATTGTACTTAATTAACTATTTAGTATCACCTCTTAAAGCATATGGAATATATGATAAAGTAGAAATAAATCCATATTACTTAGTGATTGGAGCAGTATTTGCAATACTATTATCATTAGTATCAGCATTAATTCCTGTTAGAAAGATTAAAAAATTGCAGGTTAAAGAAGTTATTTTAAACAATGTAAATATATCTATGACAATAGGTTGGGGAAAATTTATAATAGGAGTAATTTTATTGGGTATATCATTAGGAGTGAACTTCATTGATGCTAAGTGGGCATATGCTCTTAGTGGAGTGTTTGTAATAGTATCCGTGATTGGCTTGGTTCTTATGTATCCAAAGCTTGTTGATATATTAACTAATGTTTTATATAAATTATTCAGAGGAAGAAGCAAGACAGTAGTATTTGCTTTAAACAACTTAAGGACTTCAAAAGTATTGTTAGGTAACATAACTCTTATAATAGTGTCTGTATTGTCTATAATGATGATAACATCTGCAGGGACAAGTTTGAAGAATGTAGTTACTGAAGCTTATACAAAGATGAATTCAGATATAACTGTAAGTGGAATTCAAACCATAGAAGGAGTAGAAGGTCAAAATACTACAGATAAATTACTTGCAAAGATAAAAGAAAATAAGGATGTAAATAAGGATAGTATACAAATTTCAATGCAAGCATCTACAAAGATAGGAAATACGTTTGCTGGAATTGAAGGGATAGATGCTTCTAAGTATAGAGATTATAATCAATATTTAGATTTTAATAGTGATAAAAACAAAGATATGTTTGATAGATTTGCAAAATCATCAGAAAGAGAACTTATCATAACTGATAAACTTAAAGATAAATTAGGTAAAAATGTTGGAGATACAATTACCTTAAATATTAATGATATAAAGAAAGATTTTAAAATTGCAGGATCTATTGATGGAAAGTTATATCAAGATGGTTTCGTAATCTTTATGAAAAATGAGGTCTTGAAGAAGGATTTTAACTTTAAAGAAGCAGATCAAATTATGTTTAAAACTAATAAGGATGCAGCTGAGGTTAAAAAAGAATTATTGCCAACAATAAAACAATTTGGTGCAACAGCAATAACTAAAGCAGAGATGGAAAAGCAAAATGCAGAATCAAATCAAATGGTTATAAATATTCTTAGTATATTCTCATATATGGCTATTTTTATTGCAGCTTTAGGAGTATTAAATAACATTATTATAGGATTCCTACAAAGAAAAAGAGAACTTGCAGTATTAAGTTCAGTTGGTATGCCACAAGGAAACAGATCACTTATGTTGTTAATAGAATCTGTTCTCTCAGTAGTATGGGCAATGGCGATAGCAGTACCATACAGTTATCTTGGACTATCATTAATTAGTAGATGTTTGAAGGTAATAAGTATGCCATTAGAAATAGTTTTAGATTTGAAGTCAGTGCCAGGATATTTTTGTATATCTTTAGCCTTGATACTTCTAGCAACAATACCAGTTTTATTTAAGAGTAGAAAACTTTCAATTATACAAGAATTGAAATATGAATAG
- a CDS encoding ABC transporter ATP-binding protein, with product MKSIEVKNLDKFFKVGKETVEVLKDINFSVEKGEFISIMGPSGGGKSTLLYLLGGLDKPTSGEVLIDGKDLSKIKQKEMSKMRRTKLGFVFQFYNLVPNLSVEDNIMLPLMLDGKKLKDYEGKLNEILEIIGMTEKRKLTPRELSGGQQQRVAIARALIFDPEIIFLDEPIGNLDSKTGTEIMELFRKINVEYGKTLIQVTHSEKSARYGTSIIRLIDGQIIGREDIEEQVV from the coding sequence ATGAAGAGTATTGAAGTAAAAAATTTAGATAAATTTTTTAAAGTAGGAAAAGAAACAGTAGAGGTACTAAAGGATATAAATTTTAGTGTTGAAAAGGGTGAATTTATTTCAATAATGGGACCATCAGGTGGTGGAAAATCAACTTTATTATATTTATTGGGTGGACTTGATAAACCAACTTCTGGAGAAGTTCTTATTGATGGGAAGGACTTAAGTAAGATAAAACAAAAAGAAATGAGCAAGATGAGAAGAACTAAGTTGGGATTTGTTTTTCAATTTTATAATCTAGTTCCTAATTTAAGCGTGGAAGATAATATTATGCTGCCACTAATGTTAGATGGAAAGAAACTAAAGGATTATGAAGGAAAGTTAAATGAGATTCTAGAGATAATAGGAATGACTGAAAAGAGAAAATTGACGCCAAGAGAATTGTCAGGTGGTCAGCAACAAAGAGTTGCTATTGCAAGAGCTCTAATTTTCGATCCAGAGATAATATTCTTAGATGAACCTATAGGAAATCTAGATTCTAAAACTGGTACTGAGATTATGGAGTTATTTAGAAAGATAAACGTAGAGTATGGCAAAACATTAATTCAAGTGACACATTCAGAAAAGTCAGCTAGATATGGAACATCAATAATCAGATTAATAGATGGACAAATTATAGGAAGAGAAGATATTGAAGAACAAGTAGTTTAG
- a CDS encoding RNA polymerase sigma factor codes for MDDDKELVRQVLNGNTDSFNIIVNKYEITILKIVYNMIRNKEAAEDITQEVFITAYNKLYMYIDKYKLSNWLIQIAKNKTIDYIRKYKKVYEANIDDFYDMASKEEGPDSIAEFNETRTVIGNFINTLDETEKDILILRYSGERSFGDISQILNLNESMVKRKYYNLRERFMSYRKSSRVKEG; via the coding sequence TTGGATGATGATAAGGAATTAGTAAGGCAAGTGCTAAACGGTAATACAGACAGTTTTAATATAATAGTAAATAAGTATGAAATAACTATATTGAAAATTGTATATAATATGATCAGAAATAAAGAAGCTGCAGAGGATATAACTCAAGAAGTATTTATAACTGCTTATAATAAGTTATATATGTATATAGATAAATATAAGTTATCAAATTGGTTAATACAAATAGCAAAGAATAAAACTATTGATTATATAAGAAAATATAAAAAGGTATATGAAGCAAATATAGATGATTTTTATGACATGGCATCAAAAGAAGAAGGACCAGACAGCATAGCAGAATTTAATGAGACAAGGACAGTTATTGGTAATTTTATAAATACCCTAGATGAAACAGAAAAAGATATTTTGATTTTAAGATATTCAGGTGAAAGAAGTTTTGGTGATATAAGTCAGATTCTTAATTTGAATGAATCTATGGTAAAGAGAAAATATTATAACCTAAGAGAAAGATTTATGAGCTACAGAAAAAGCTCAAGAGTTAAGGAGGGCTAA
- a CDS encoding DUF4652 domain-containing protein, whose amino-acid sequence MDCKLVKKNIQRLINHELNSEEEEEILKHLESCSECNDEYKQELQIEDEFTKIFSTNDMQFKSSRRNIMNSIDKDRYGKSSLQNVSFTIKRNIKRVYKIAIILILIPLAPVVAKTINFNPNNSTNQEATGSMANKRQTAEKQESSIISSSNTKSSASSREDKIQNGEKQEPSIRSSRNITSDDSEVKSSKSQNDEVNVFSKAEINKEDMSLVKPDNMTPWISFKGSSYSASIVGKGNEAQEEGYSKLYIKKNNDLAYKFTFINEEKSQQTIKSIAWLDDKSILIVVANAHGTIISGSALYLLDVKDESSHFIFSPDSARQRIKGIRVDSNTNNVIKIDMVEYTDDSLNEYKSFVKDIPFSKVVEK is encoded by the coding sequence ATGGATTGTAAGTTAGTGAAAAAGAATATTCAAAGACTAATAAACCATGAACTTAATTCTGAAGAAGAAGAAGAGATACTAAAGCATTTAGAAAGTTGCAGTGAATGTAATGATGAATATAAACAAGAGTTGCAAATTGAAGATGAGTTTACAAAGATATTCTCAACTAATGATATGCAGTTTAAAAGTTCTAGAAGAAATATAATGAATAGTATTGATAAAGATAGATACGGAAAATCTTCTTTACAAAATGTTAGTTTTACCATTAAGAGAAACATTAAAAGAGTATATAAAATTGCTATTATTTTAATATTAATTCCACTGGCACCTGTTGTGGCTAAAACCATAAATTTCAATCCTAATAATAGCACAAATCAAGAGGCAACTGGTTCTATGGCAAATAAACGACAGACTGCTGAGAAACAAGAGTCTAGTATTATTAGTTCAAGCAATACTAAAAGTTCAGCTAGTTCAAGGGAAGATAAAATACAAAATGGAGAAAAGCAAGAGCCTAGCATTCGTAGTTCAAGAAATATTACAAGTGATGATTCTGAGGTTAAAAGTTCAAAATCACAGAATGATGAGGTTAATGTGTTTTCTAAGGCTGAAATCAATAAGGAAGATATGAGTTTGGTAAAGCCAGACAATATGACTCCTTGGATATCTTTTAAAGGTTCTAGTTATTCAGCAAGTATAGTGGGTAAGGGAAATGAAGCTCAAGAAGAAGGATACTCTAAACTTTATATAAAGAAAAATAATGATTTAGCATATAAGTTTACCTTTATTAATGAAGAAAAATCACAGCAAACCATAAAATCTATAGCATGGTTAGATGACAAGAGTATATTGATAGTTGTAGCTAATGCTCATGGAACAATAATATCAGGTTCAGCACTCTATTTATTAGATGTAAAAGACGAATCTTCCCATTTTATATTTTCACCTGACTCAGCAAGACAGAGAATAAAAGGCATTAGAGTAGATAGCAATACTAATAATGTGATAAAAATAGATATGGTAGAATATACTGATGATTCATTGAATGAATATAAATCTTTTGTTAAAGATATACCATTTAGTAAAGTAGTAGAAAAATAA
- a CDS encoding methyl-accepting chemotaxis protein, which produces MKKRFKSKKESKTKQTKSFKFKSINLHSLKFKMCLVFSILSILTTVSLSAISYNKAKTVSINTTKSMLEGLVEQCSNMIRAKLDANINMGQGLQQNKMLINFKKDPKMTETLLKENLITYGHVDIGITDTSGNIQYLSGKKESLGDKDFFTKALDGTIDISDPVKSDLFGMNVIYYAIPLKDNNKVIGSVIYVRTASEISDMVKYISALNTGVGFVTDKNGTVIADKIQSTVNSNFIEKAKNDSDYAEISNVFKKMVNRESGSGEYTYKGEKKAVAYTPIQLTTWSLGISVEYSDVLKPVDTLRTAGIVVTLIAMIINFIITILISSFITKKITIVSNNIETIASGDFSNEIDKSLIKDKSELGIIAKNLDLLKRSISTMLSEIHTIGSRIETKSNHLSSFSEELSSSTTEITASISEVANGNTHQSMEINSITSQVDDFSEKIAVVSKYINNVHANTLEIEKKASESKQVAMKIENTANEFNKDFEAFNSSIKVLENDMNTISSITNLINDISDQTNLLALNAAIEAARAGEMGKGFAVVAEEIRTLAEQSKTNAEDISKIISESTQNTTDIVEKTDNMNRDLQIQKEGINNVLTVFNEIGHAVSNVIPEINNTYKKFNDLSSNKEIIAKSIEEVSAISEEVSASSEEIAASTQELDNASKDVEIQAQELSEDVKTIMAELNKFKL; this is translated from the coding sequence ATGAAAAAGAGATTTAAATCCAAAAAAGAATCTAAAACTAAACAAACTAAGAGTTTTAAATTCAAATCAATTAACTTACATAGCTTAAAGTTTAAAATGTGCTTAGTATTCAGTATATTGAGCATATTAACAACTGTTTCTTTATCAGCAATATCTTATAACAAAGCTAAAACAGTATCCATAAATACTACAAAGTCCATGCTTGAAGGTTTAGTTGAACAATGCTCCAACATGATAAGAGCAAAACTTGATGCTAATATCAATATGGGACAAGGTCTGCAACAAAACAAAATGCTTATAAACTTCAAAAAAGATCCTAAAATGACGGAAACGCTTCTTAAAGAAAATTTGATTACTTATGGGCATGTAGATATTGGTATCACAGATACTAGTGGCAATATTCAATACTTATCTGGAAAGAAAGAAAGTCTAGGGGATAAAGACTTTTTTACAAAAGCCTTAGATGGAACTATAGACATATCTGACCCAGTTAAAAGCGATTTATTTGGTATGAATGTAATCTACTATGCTATCCCATTAAAAGATAATAATAAAGTTATAGGTTCTGTAATTTATGTAAGAACTGCTTCTGAAATAAGTGATATGGTAAAATATATTTCTGCTTTAAATACAGGAGTTGGTTTTGTTACAGATAAAAATGGTACTGTAATAGCAGATAAAATTCAATCTACCGTTAATAGCAACTTTATTGAGAAGGCAAAAAATGATTCAGATTATGCTGAAATATCTAATGTATTTAAGAAAATGGTTAACAGAGAATCTGGCTCTGGTGAATACACTTATAAGGGAGAAAAAAAAGCTGTAGCTTACACTCCTATTCAACTTACAACTTGGTCCTTAGGTATATCCGTAGAATATTCTGATGTTCTTAAACCAGTTGATACCCTAAGAACTGCTGGGATAGTTGTAACGCTAATTGCTATGATTATAAACTTTATTATCACTATACTAATCTCAAGCTTCATCACAAAAAAAATAACTATAGTTTCAAACAATATAGAAACAATTGCTTCAGGGGATTTTAGTAATGAAATTGATAAATCATTAATTAAAGATAAGAGTGAATTAGGAATTATAGCGAAAAACCTAGACTTGTTAAAAAGATCAATTAGCACTATGCTATCTGAAATACATACAATTGGATCAAGAATTGAAACTAAATCTAACCATTTATCTAGTTTTTCAGAAGAATTATCATCTTCTACAACTGAAATAACAGCTTCAATTAGTGAAGTAGCCAACGGAAATACTCATCAATCTATGGAAATAAACTCAATCACTTCACAAGTGGATGATTTTTCAGAAAAGATTGCTGTAGTTTCTAAATACATTAATAATGTACATGCTAACACTCTAGAAATTGAGAAGAAAGCAAGTGAATCAAAGCAAGTTGCTATGAAAATTGAAAATACTGCAAATGAATTTAACAAGGATTTTGAGGCATTCAATTCAAGCATAAAAGTTCTAGAAAATGATATGAACACTATAAGTTCTATAACAAACCTTATAAATGATATTTCAGATCAAACAAACTTATTAGCACTAAATGCTGCTATTGAAGCTGCAAGAGCTGGAGAAATGGGGAAAGGTTTTGCTGTAGTTGCTGAGGAAATAAGAACGCTTGCTGAACAAAGTAAGACAAATGCAGAAGATATCTCTAAGATAATCTCTGAATCTACTCAAAATACTACTGATATTGTAGAAAAGACTGATAATATGAATAGAGACTTGCAAATACAAAAAGAAGGAATAAATAATGTATTAACAGTGTTTAATGAAATTGGACATGCAGTAAGTAATGTTATTCCTGAAATAAATAATACTTACAAAAAATTTAATGATTTAAGCAGTAATAAAGAAATCATCGCCAAAAGTATAGAGGAAGTTTCTGCTATATCAGAAGAAGTCTCTGCTTCCTCTGAAGAAATAGCTGCTTCTACTCAAGAATTGGATAATGCAAGTAAGGATGTAGAAATACAAGCTCAAGAATTATCAGAAGATGTTAAAACCATAATGGCAGAACTTAATAAATTTAAATTGTAA
- a CDS encoding tetratricopeptide repeat protein, with amino-acid sequence MKNEDKKLYERAMKLYGDGNIDKALQICEKAISYNMKNSAAINLKGLLLYMKGELKAATDTWKVNRDFNDNSISKGYLRDSKQDENRLIAYKQALELIKELKIREALDKLYFCTESDFNLINVYNALAYCYIKTGDFVKAEQCINKVLSVSKDNQAAMDNKKLLSEFNVEKSSGKAKKILVILVATLLLVTVIWRSYEPIMKYINETVKINNKQEAVSKKDKKEEPNNKIKQDDAKSKNNENKSEENPLNSNVFDTKKLLSFIDSKDYNQINNTIENINKDSLDINHRNAYDKAYSLMQNDGVESFYKQGTTYYKSKDFEKANSEFLKAYKYSSQTYLRQHVQYMLANSFEKLNDIENGCKYYEEYVNENRENAQKDYMEESLYKLAILLKSTEKEKSIKYAKELVKQYPNSIYNNSAIKEILK; translated from the coding sequence ATGAAAAATGAAGATAAAAAATTGTATGAAAGGGCTATGAAGCTTTATGGAGATGGTAATATAGATAAGGCATTACAGATATGTGAAAAAGCAATTTCTTATAATATGAAAAATAGTGCAGCTATTAATTTAAAAGGATTATTACTGTATATGAAGGGTGAACTTAAGGCTGCAACAGATACTTGGAAAGTTAATAGAGATTTTAATGATAATAGTATCTCTAAAGGATACTTAAGAGATAGTAAGCAGGATGAAAATAGATTAATTGCCTATAAGCAAGCATTAGAGTTAATTAAAGAATTAAAGATTAGGGAAGCTTTAGATAAGCTATATTTCTGTACAGAAAGTGATTTTAATTTAATAAATGTATATAACGCTTTGGCATACTGTTATATTAAAACAGGGGATTTTGTTAAGGCTGAACAGTGCATAAATAAAGTTTTATCAGTAAGCAAAGATAATCAAGCTGCTATGGATAATAAAAAATTACTTTCAGAATTTAACGTTGAAAAAAGTAGTGGGAAAGCAAAAAAGATTTTAGTTATATTGGTGGCAACATTATTATTGGTTACCGTTATTTGGAGGTCATATGAACCGATAATGAAATACATAAATGAAACAGTAAAAATAAATAATAAACAAGAAGCTGTAAGTAAAAAAGATAAAAAAGAAGAACCTAATAATAAAATCAAGCAAGATGATGCCAAATCAAAGAACAATGAAAATAAGAGTGAAGAAAATCCATTAAATTCTAATGTTTTTGATACTAAAAAGTTACTTTCGTTCATAGATAGTAAAGACTATAATCAGATAAACAATACTATAGAAAATATTAATAAGGATAGTCTAGATATTAACCATAGAAATGCATATGATAAAGCTTATAGCTTAATGCAAAATGATGGGGTGGAGAGTTTTTACAAGCAAGGCACAACTTACTACAAATCTAAGGATTTTGAGAAGGCTAACAGTGAATTTCTTAAAGCATATAAGTACAGTAGTCAAACTTACTTAAGGCAACATGTACAATATATGCTGGCAAATAGTTTTGAAAAACTTAATGATATAGAAAATGGATGTAAATACTATGAAGAGTATGTAAATGAAAATAGGGAAAATGCTCAAAAAGATTATATGGAGGAATCTCTATATAAGTTAGCAATATTACTTAAGTCTACTGAAAAAGAAAAGTCAATTAAATATGCTAAAGAACTTGTAAAACAATATCCTAATTCTATATACAATAACAGTGCCATAAAAGAAATTTTAAAATAG
- the iadA gene encoding beta-aspartyl-peptidase, producing the protein MLKVIKNVEIFAPKCLGKKDILIVDSKIGGIFDKCSIDSESMQIEYLDGEGLYAFPGFIDSHVHIIGGGGEGGFSTRTPEILLSEFIKAGISTVVGCIGTDGVCRDMNSLLAKARGLEEEGISTYCYTGSYEIPIKTVTETPKSDIILIDKIIGVGEVALSDHRSSQPSYDDFVKLVASARVGGLLSGKPGIVNVHLGNGIRKMEFLFKIINETEIPATQLLPTHINRTEELFNMGMEYVKRNGYVDFTTSSDEKHLESSELTASQALGKAYKMGVNMEHITFTSDGNGSLPIFNESGEYVGLGIGSVQSLYKEVRKAILEQKVPIEEAVAVITSNVSKLLKLNNKGSIEEGKDADIVLVTKDNLEIKSLLCKGKMFMQNNKILKYGTFEKQKE; encoded by the coding sequence ATGTTAAAGGTTATAAAAAATGTAGAAATTTTTGCACCTAAATGTTTGGGCAAAAAGGATATTTTAATTGTAGATTCAAAAATTGGCGGGATTTTTGATAAGTGCAGTATAGATTCGGAGTCCATGCAGATAGAATATTTAGATGGAGAAGGTTTGTATGCTTTCCCAGGGTTTATTGATTCTCATGTTCACATAATTGGTGGAGGTGGAGAAGGCGGATTTAGTACAAGAACACCTGAAATCTTGTTAAGTGAATTTATAAAGGCAGGTATTAGTACTGTAGTTGGATGCATAGGAACAGATGGAGTTTGCAGAGATATGAACAGTCTTTTGGCAAAAGCTAGAGGCTTAGAAGAGGAGGGTATAAGTACTTATTGTTATACAGGTTCTTATGAGATTCCAATTAAAACTGTTACTGAAACACCTAAAAGTGACATCATTCTTATAGACAAAATAATAGGAGTTGGTGAAGTGGCTTTGTCAGACCATAGAAGTTCTCAGCCTTCCTATGATGATTTTGTTAAGTTAGTGGCATCTGCAAGGGTTGGTGGCTTGCTTTCTGGAAAACCAGGAATAGTAAATGTTCATTTAGGTAATGGAATTAGAAAAATGGAGTTTTTATTTAAGATAATAAATGAAACAGAGATTCCAGCAACCCAATTACTGCCTACTCATATAAACAGAACTGAAGAACTTTTTAACATGGGCATGGAATATGTAAAGCGTAACGGATATGTGGATTTTACAACTAGTAGTGATGAGAAACACCTAGAAAGTAGTGAACTTACAGCCTCTCAAGCCTTAGGTAAGGCATATAAAATGGGAGTTAATATGGAACATATAACTTTTACATCAGATGGCAATGGGAGCTTGCCAATATTTAATGAATCAGGTGAGTATGTAGGTCTTGGAATCGGTTCAGTACAATCTCTTTATAAAGAAGTTAGAAAGGCTATATTAGAGCAAAAAGTTCCAATAGAAGAAGCCGTTGCAGTTATAACATCAAATGTTTCAAAACTTCTAAAACTTAATAATAAGGGAAGTATAGAAGAAGGTAAGGACGCAGATATAGTGTTAGTAACTAAGGATAACCTAGAAATAAAAAGTTTGTTATGCAAAGGTAAGATGTTTATGCAAAATAATAAAATATTGAAATATGGCACTTTTGAAAAACAAAAAGAATAA
- the trxA gene encoding thioredoxin: MATIIESKDFKSQVLDANNLVVLDLFATWCGPCKMVAPIIDELSKEMTDVKFFKLDVDNNGDIAEKYQVASIPTLLFFKNGEVVDRLVGFRPKDGIKQVIDAHK, translated from the coding sequence ATGGCAACAATTATCGAATCAAAGGATTTTAAGAGTCAAGTTTTAGATGCAAATAATTTAGTGGTGTTAGATCTTTTTGCAACTTGGTGTGGACCATGTAAAATGGTTGCGCCTATAATAGATGAACTTTCTAAAGAAATGACAGATGTTAAGTTTTTTAAATTAGATGTAGATAACAATGGAGACATAGCAGAAAAATATCAAGTTGCTTCAATCCCTACATTATTATTCTTTAAGAATGGTGAAGTTGTAGATAGATTAGTTGGTTTTAGACCGAAGGATGGAATAAAACAAGTAATCGATGCACATAAATAG
- a CDS encoding cell wall hydrolase, producing the protein MRKIKLTTFLLLTFFILNNITVLAHTADSNEVVIRNISSSTTDLYHEKDSVVEVFNYSNKTIYLTESDIYLMSQIVYAESKGEPYEGKVAVASVILNRLIDPTFPDTIEGVVKQANAFSCVCNGSINVVPDEISRKAVIDAIKGSDPTARAVFFYNPEISTCTWMKNVEKKNVKTIGHHVFFQIKR; encoded by the coding sequence ATGCGAAAAATTAAACTTACTACATTCTTATTATTAACCTTTTTTATTCTTAATAACATTACGGTTTTAGCACATACAGCAGACAGTAATGAGGTTGTAATAAGAAATATTTCTTCTTCAACAACGGATTTATACCATGAGAAGGACTCAGTAGTAGAAGTATTCAATTATTCAAATAAAACAATTTATCTCACGGAATCTGACATCTACTTAATGTCACAGATAGTTTATGCAGAAAGTAAAGGGGAACCTTATGAAGGTAAAGTTGCTGTGGCGTCAGTTATATTAAATAGGCTAATTGATCCTACTTTTCCTGATACAATCGAAGGCGTTGTAAAACAGGCTAATGCCTTTTCTTGTGTATGTAATGGTTCTATTAATGTAGTACCAGATGAAATCTCAAGAAAAGCTGTCATAGATGCAATAAAGGGATCAGATCCAACTGCAAGGGCTGTATTTTTCTATAACCCTGAAATTTCAACTTGCACTTGGATGAAAAACGTTGAAAAGAAGAATGTAAAAACTATAGGACATCATGTGTTTTTTCAAATAAAAAGATAG